The region GGTGTTGCGCTGTTCGAAACGCAACGCGCGCCGCTCGACCAGGCGCATCAGTAGCGTCAGCAGGCCATTGACGCACAGGTAGACGACGCCTGCCGCGCCAAACACCAGCACATCATAGGTGCGGCCGTACAGTAACTGGCCGTAGCCCATCACTTCCATCAGCGTAATGGTGTAAGCCAGCGAGGTGCCTTTGAACACCAGCACCACCTCGTTGGAGTACGAAGAGAGCGCGCGCTTGAACGCAAACGGCAACAGAATGCGCAGCGTCTGGCGCTGATTCATACCCAGCGCGGCGCAGGATTGCCACTGTCCGTCTGGAATCGCGCGTACCGCACCGTGGAACAATTGCGTGGTATAGGCCGCGCTGTTAAGCGCCAGCGCGCTGACCGCGCACAGCCACGGCTGAGACAGCAGATTCCACAGCCAGTCAATCTGGCGGATCGCGGCGAACTGACCGGGACCGTAGTAAATCAGGAAGATCTGCACCAGCAGCGGGGTACCGGTAAACAGGGTGATGTAGACTTTGGCTATCTGCGACGCTACCGGGGTTTTCAGCGTCAGGATCACCGTCAGCAATAACGACAACAGCAACGCCAGCAGCAGCGCGGCCAGCGTCAGCATCAGGCTGGTGTGCAACCCTTTCAGCAGTTCAGGAATGTAGCCCAGCATCAGGACGGCCTCCGTTCAAAGCGCGTGGCGCGTGCTTCAATCCTGTTCAGGATCGCCTGACTCAACAGGGTAATCACCAGATAGATAGCCGCCGCAATCATGTACCAGGTAAAGGGTTCCTGAGTGCGGGTGGCGATGCTTTTGGTTTGCAGCATCAGGTCGTTGACGCTGATCAGCGAGACCAACGCGGTGTCTTTCAGCAGCACCAGCCACTGGTTGCCCAGCCCCGGCAGCGCATGACGCCACATCTGCGGCATGATCAGCCGACGGAAAATCACGCTTTTGCTCATGCCCAGCGCCTGCCCGGACTCCCATTGGCCGCGCGGCACCGCTTTCAGTGCGCCACGCAGCGTCTGCGAGGCATAGGCGGCATACAACAGCGACAGCGCAATGACGCCGCACAGAAACGGGCTGACTTCAAAGTCATCGATAGTCAGTTTGACCGGCACCTGCGCCAGGCCGAGATTAAGCGTGAAACCATCAGACAGCATCAACAGCAACTGCGACGAACCAAAATAGATAAACAGCACCACCAGAATTTCCGGCAGGCCGCGCAACAGGGTAACGACAGCGGTGCCGCAGGCGCTGATGGCTTTCCAGCGCGCCGTTTCCCACAGGGCAAACAGCATCGCCAGCAGCAGCCCCAGCACCAGGGCGCAAACGGCAAGGCCGACGGTCATCCCGGCGGCGCTTGCAAGAGGTTGGAATTCAGTCATTGAGTCTTAGTCGGCTTACTGCTGGAACCATTTCTTGTAGATGGTCTGGTAGGTGCCATCCTGCTTGATCTTGTTCAGCGCATCGTTGAATTTTTTCACCAGCTCGTCGTTGTTCTGACGAACGGCAATGCCCAGACCGATGCCAAAGTAGTCTTTATCGGTCACCTTGTCGCCCACTGACGCCAGATTCGTGTTCTGTTTCAACCACTCGTTCACGACGGCGGTGTCGCCGAAGACGGCGTCCAGACGACCGTTTTTCAGGTCCAGCACCGCGTTCTGATAGCTGTCGTACGGCACGACGGTGATGTCTTTATGCTTATCCAGCAGGAATTTCTGGTGGGTGGTGCCGTTCTGTACCCCGACACGCTTGCCATTCAGCGCGGCGATATCGGCCAGTTTGCCTTTCTGGGCGATGAACAGCGCCGAGTTTTCATAGTACGGCTGGGTGAACGTCACCTGTTGCTGGCGTTCCGGCGTGATGTCCATGCCGGCAATCACCGCATCGTAACGACGGAATTTCAGGCCGGGGATCAGACTATCGAATGCCTGATTGCTGAAAGTACAGGTGGCCTGGATCTGTTTGCACAGCGCGTTGGCCAGGTCGACATCGAACCCGACGATCTGATTACTGGCGTCTACCGATTCAAACGGAGGGTAGGACGCTTCAGTGGCAAAACGGATAGTTTCGGCTGCACCAGCGGAAAGGCTTAATCCGCCGAGCAGGGCGGCAACGAACAATTTTTTCATATTATTATCCTTATCTATCAGTGAGATAAATAGCCAGCAAATTCCGGTGTCTGTGGTTGGGTAAAATGCGAGGCGTCGCCTTGTTCCACGATGCGGCCGTTTTCCATGTACACCACGCGGCTGGCGGTTTTACGTGCGAAATCGACTTCGTGGGTGACGATCACCTGGGTGATGCCGGTTTCGCTCAGTTCCTGAATAATGCTGACTACCTGAGCGGTGATTTCCGGATCGAGAGCGGCGGTCGGCTCGTCAAACAACAGTACCTGCGGTTCCATCATCAGTGCGCGGGCAATGGCGACGCGCTGCTGCTGGCCGCCGGAGAGATGTAACGGGTAGCGATCGGCGAAGTCGCTCAGCCGCAGACGGCTCAACAGTTTATCCGCCCGTTCACGGGCTTCCTGACTGCCCAGTCCCAGTACGCGGCAGGGCGCTTCGACCAGGTTCTGTTGCACGGTGAGATGCGGCCACAAATTGTATTGCTGGAACACCATGCCGACATTGCGGCGCAGTTCACGAATGGCGTTTTCGCCGGGCGTCTGACTGAAGTCGAAGGTATTACCGCCGATGTTCAGGGTGCCGGAACGGGGTGTTTCCAGCAGGTTCAGTACCCGCAATAACGAACTTTTACCGGCCCCGCTGGGACCCAGCAACACCAACGTTTCTCCGGATGGACAATCAAGGGTGACATCGAACAGCGCCTGATGTGCGCCATAGAAACAGTTAATGCTGTTTAGTTGAATACTCATGCGAAAGAATTGAATAGACATTGATGCCGCGAATGGTAGCTTCGGCAGAATAGTTATGCAATCGTCGTGGGTTAAAATTTGCGAATACACGACTTATTGTTGATATTTTAGCACAAAATCGCGCTTTGCCGCGGCGGCAGGCGGATTTGTCAGGGTGACAGCCGCCCTGTGGCGGACAATCTTCAGTCATAGCAAACCTCGACTGTAGCGGGGGGGTGTTGCTGAAAAGTATGATTGATGACGTTTGTGTTTTGAAAAAGTTTTTTAGTGGCAGGCATTGCTATAAAAGCGTAATAAGGCTGTGAGCATGTAGTAACCGATCTGTCTGTCGAACATCTGATGCGAGGAGGCATGATGCAATTATCCACCACCCCAACCCTGGAAGGACACGTCATTGAAACCTACTGCGGCGTGGTGACGGGCGAAGCCATCCTTGGCGCCAATATCTTTCGGGATTTCTTTGCCGGCATACGCGATATCGTCGGCGGCCGTTCCGGCGCCTATGAAAAAGAGTTACGCAACGCCCGACAGATCGCGTTTCGTGAAATGCAACAGCAGGCGCAGGAACTGGGAGCGAATGCCGTGGTCAGCATCGACATTGATTATGAAACCGTGGGTAAAGACGCCAGCATGCTGATGGTGTCCGTCAGTGGCACCGCGGTTGTGGTGCGCCGATCATGACCCGCGGCATCGGGCTGGTATGGCGTAGTGTGGCGCTGATGGCGATGACGTTGTTGGCAGGCTGCCAGACCCACGAACGCTATGTCGATGAGGGCGATTACCAACTGGATCAGTCGTCTCCGGCTGTCAGCCGGAGTGATCGGGTCCGCTTTCTGGTGTTTCACTATACGGCTGAGGATCTGGACAATTCGCTGGAAAAACTCACCGCCGAACATGTCAGCGCGCATTACCTGGTGCCGGCTTATCCGCCGCAGGTTAATGGCAAGCCCGTGGCGTGGAAACTGGTTCCGGAGTCGCAGGCGGCCTGGCATGCAGGCACCAGTTACTGGCGCGGTTACAGTCAGTTGAACGCCACATCGATCGGCATCGAGCAGGTCAACCCCGGCTGGCGGCAAACGGCGTCCGGCACCCGTTGGTGGCAGCCTTACACCCCGCAACAGATTACGCTGGTGACCCATCTCGCCCGGGACATCATCGCCCGTCATCATATTGTGCCGCAGGATGTGGTAGGGCACAGCGATATTGCTCCCCAGCGCAAGGTCGATCCGGGGCCGCTGTTTCCCTGGCATCAACTGGCGATGGCAGGTATTGGCGCCTGGCCGGAGCCGCAACGGGTCCGTTTCTATCTGGGGGGGCGGCAGGAATATGCGCCGGCAGACAAACAGGCGCTGCTGGAGAAATTGGCGCGTTATGGTTATGAGGTCAACCCAGGCATGACCGCGCGCCAGCAGCAACAGGTGGTGGCGGCATTCCAGATGCACTTCCGGCAGCAGCGCTATGACGGTGAGGCGGATGCGGAAACTGAAGCGATTGCCGATGCATTGCTGGAGAAATACGGCGCAGCGCCCCGCAGTGGCGCAGGGGCAGGTCGATAACCTGCGCCCGTCGGCCGTGGAAAGAAGACGGATGGCTTAATCGCTGTAAGGGAGGCGAACGATGTCCCGTTGTTCGGCCTCTAGCGCCAGTGCGGCGATACGGCGCGCCATGCCGCGAAACACAAACAGATGCGCGGGCATCATCAGGAACCAGTAACCCAGCCCGTTGCAGCCGGCAGGATGCCACCAGGCACGCACATCCAGCACCCGATACGCCCCACGATCGTCAATCGAGAAGGCCAGACGCCCCAGTCCGGGCGCTTTCATGCCAAACAGCAACACCAACTGCTGGTGGGGTCTGACCCGGATGACCTTCCAGCCGTTGACGAAGTCGCCCTCCATCAACTCGGCCCGCTCCGGACGGCGGTAAGTCACCTGATTGCCGCATAAATCATCTATTCGGGCGCGGATAGTCCACAGTAGGTTGGCATAAAAATACCCCTCCCGGCCGCCGACCTGCTGGATGATTTGCCACAATGCCTGACTGCTGGCGCCGGTTTTGTGGCTGTAGCCCGCCTGCTTGGGGTAGAACGCGTAATTGGCTTGCCAGCGCGCCTGAACATCAGGGTCATATCCCCAGTCAGGGTGTTGCGCCGCGGCTTTTTCATCGGCCAGCGTGGCTCGCACCGCTTCATCAAACCCAATTAGCCGCTGGGGAATCAGACGACGCAGCGCGCCGTCGTCCATTGGCAGATCGTGTCGCAACCCATGCACTAGCGCCCGGGCGGTGGAGCCGGAAACCGAGGTCACCATGTTAAGAAACCAGGCCGATACCAGCCCGGTCGGCATCGGAATCGGTAGCAACAGGCGACGTTTGCCGGTAATGCGAATGAAGCGCTCGAACAGCGACTGATAGCTGAGGTATTCCGGTCCGGCGGCATCAAAAACCCGATGGCGCTCCGCGGGGTAATGTCTCAGCTCCGTCAGGTAAGTAAGCAGGTTTTCCAGCGCAATCGGCGCGGATTTCGACCGCACCCAGCGTGGCGGCGTCAGCACCGGCAAATTGTTCACCATATCGCGCATGATTTCGAATGCGGCGGAACCGGGGCCGACGATAATGCCGGCGCGCAATTCGGTAACCGGAATGCCGCTGCTGCGCAGAATGTCACCGGTCAGTTTGCGCGCCTGCATATGGGTGGAGGGATGGCGCTCAGCCTGTGCCGAACCGAGATAGATTATCTGCCGGACCCGGCTGGTACGTAGCACCTGACGCAGGTTTTGCGCCGACTGGTATTCCCGCTCCAGAAAGTCAGCGCCGTCGCCCATGCTGTGCGCCAGATAATAGAGGGTGTCTGCCTGCCATAATCCTTCCGGTAGCGTGTATGGCTTCATCAGATCAACGTATTCACAGCGTATGCCGGGAAGATTCAGGGCCGCCAGCGAGTCGATGTGACGCGAAGCGGCAATGACTGTTTGACCTTGCTGGCTTAGACGCATTAGGAGGTGACGGCCAATGTAGCCACTGGCGCCAAGGATCAGAATAGAGGCGGGTCTGATGGTCATGATGGTGTTTGCTCCTGCCACAACAGCGCGATTGAAACTGCAGCGGTGTCCCTGTCGATGTTCACACCCGCAATACGATATCAATACAGCTTAATATAGCCGGAAGCAAAAGGGGGAAAAACCCCGCCTTAACGATTTCGTAACGAAAATGCGGGGTGGAGCCTGAGCGTGATGTATGCCGTATGGCAAGGCAGAGTGGAAAAATCAGACCAATTCGACATCGCCTTGTAACTGGCAACTGCAGGCCAGCACATAGCCGTTTTCAATGTCGTCGGGCGTCAGCGTCATGGTGCTGGTAGTGGTGTAGCTGCCGCTGAGAATACGGGTTTTGCAACTGCCGCAAACGCCGGCACGGCAGGCGGCGTTTACCGGCAACTGGTGGCTTTCCAGCGCAGCCAGCAGGCTGATACCAACCGGAACTTTCAACTGTTGTAACGAATGGCGGATGGTCATGGTGAGCTGGTCGCCATCATCGTCCAGGACGGTTTCCGGCGCGCCGAACTGTTCCTTGAAGATAAGCTCGCGTGGAACGCCGGCCTGCAGGCAAAACGTTTCCACCTGCTGCATATAGGGTTGCGGGCCGCAGGTCATTACGGTGCGATTGGCGATATCCGGCACCTGTTGCGACAGCACTGACTCACTAAGGCGGCCGCTGAGAAAACCGGCTTCAGCCTGTTGTTCCGCCATCAGGGTTAACTGTAGTTGCTGCGGGTAACGCTGGCGGAGTGTTTGCCATTCATCGGCAAAAATCACGTGTTGCGGATCGCGGACATTGAAGATGACCTGAATATCCGCGTGTGGGCGATTGACCAGCAGCCAGCGCGTCATTGACATGATCGGCGTAACGCCACAGCCCGCCGCCAGCATCAGGTAACGGTCGCTGACGGCGCGGGTGCAGGTGAATTCACCCTGCGCATCGGAGATCCACAGATAATCGCCGGGCTTCACCTGTTCGGTCAGCCAGCGCGAGCCGGTGCCGTTTTCCAGTCGACGCACCGTGAAGGTGATGAACGGGCTCAATCCGGGCGAGGAGGACAGGGTATAAGCGCGCAGCGTTTCACTGCTGTTGGCGATGCTGACCAGCGCGTACTGGCCGGGCTGCCAGGGATAAAAGTCATGGTTGATCAGGGAAAGCGTCCACACATCCGGCGTTTCCTGATGAAGAGAGTGCACCTGCATGCGGTTGGGGCACTGCGGGGTGGGCATGGTCATGGGAGGTCTCCATAACAGCCTTCCGCCATGCGACGGCGGAAGGCGAAAGTCAACAAAAAATCAGGCGGTGAGGATATCGTTGAGGTCCTGTTCCACGGTAGTGATGGCGCGCATGCCGAACTTCTCGTTCAGAATCGCCAGCAGCGACGGGGTCAGGAAGCCGGGCGCGGTCGGACCGGTATAAATATTTTTCACGCCCAGCGCCAGCAACGTCAGCAGGATGACAATCGCTTTCTGTTCAAACCAGGACAGCACCAGACTCAGCGGCAGGTCGTTGACGCCACAGCCCAGTTTTTCCGCCAGATTGACCGCCAGCATGATAGCGGCGTAAGCGTCGTTGCACTGGCCGACATCCAGCAGACGCGGCAAGCCTTCCAGCGTACCGAAGTCCAGCTTATTGAAGCGGTATTTACCGCATGCCAGCGTCATGATCAGGCAATCTTGCGGTACGTTGAGAGCGAAATCGGTGTAATAGCTGCGTTCGGTGCGGCTGCCGTCGCAACCGCCGACCAGAAAGACGTGGCGCAGTTTCTTGCTGGCGACCAGATCAATCACGGTATCGGCGGCGCTCAATAGGGTCTGGCGGCCAAAACCGACGGTAATCAGGTGTTCGATTTCACTGTATGGGAACCCTGGCAGTTGCTGCGCCTGCGCGATCACGGTGCTGAAATCATCGCCTTCGAGGTGTTGCGCGCCCGGCCAGCCGACGATGCTGCGGGTCCAGATCCGGTCGGTATACTGGCCGACATTCGGATCGATGATGCAGTTGGAGGTCATTACGATCGGGCCGGGGAATTTGGCGAATTCGCTTTGCTGATTCTGCCAGCCGCTGCCGTAGTTGCCGACCAGATGGGAAAATTTCTTCAATTCCGGATAGCCGTGCGCCGGCAGCATTTCGCCGTGGGTATAGATATTGATGCCGGTGCCTTCGGTTTGTTCCAGCAGCATACGCAGGTCTTTCAGGTCATGGCCGGAAATCAGAATCGCCTTGCCCGCCACCGGGCGTACGTTAACCTGAGTCGGCTGCGGATGACCGTAGGCGGAGGTTTCCCCCTGATCCAGTATCGCCATTACGCCGAAATTCATTTTGCCGATGGCCAGCGCGTTGCCGAGCAGGGTGTCGACATCGGTGGGCGCGGTGCCGAGCCAGGCCATAAACGCATGGTAGTCGGCGTATAATGCGTCATCGTGCTGTCCCAGCACATGCGCGTGTTCCATATAAGCAGCGGCGCCTTTCAGCCCATACAGGCACAGCATACGCAGCCCGTGGATATCTTCGCCAATAGCGGCTTTATCCTTATTCAACGCAAATTCGGCAGCCTGTTGCTGCAGCGTCGGGATATCATCGCCCGCCAGCTGTAGTTCCGCCATCGGGTGATCGACCGTGATAGCGGCGTCCAGCAGCCGGCAACGGGTTGCCAGCCCCTGACGCAGACGAATCGCCTCGCGGGCGTAGCCGATGATACGCGGTGAATCAAAGTTCACGTTGGTCAGGGTAGAGAAGAAGGCGCGGGGAGCAAAACTGTCGATCTCGTGGTCGATGATGCCCAGTGCGCGTGCCTGCAACGCCCAGGCAGACAGCCCCTGGAGAACGGCGACCAGCAGGTCCTGCAGGTCAGAAGTTTCGGCGGTCTTGCCGCACATGCCTTGCGCGTAGGCGCAACCGTTACTGGCCGGGGTTCGGATGGTCTGTTCACATTGCACACAATACATAATGGCTTCCTTTTTTAAAGTTGCATTTATAATGCTTGTTTAAAAGCATAGAACGGTTGCCGATGTCTAAAAAGATCTTTTATAGGCAATTTAAGGCGAAGTTGATTTAGCGCAATTTTACTTGTGGATGACAATCACTCGCATTCACAGGGCATTTTTATGCGTCGCGAGGCAGATCCGAGGCGTAGGGCTTGACCCTGCCGCGTTTTTATCGTCATTCTCGTGAGAAGACCCCAGAACAGGAGGCGCGGATGTATCTGGAAAGAGTCGAGATTCTTGGATTCCGTGGTATTAATCGGCTGTCGCTAACGCTGGACGACAATACCGTGCTGATCGGCGAAAACGCCTGGGGCAAGTCCAGCCTGCTGGATGCGCTCTCGCTGCTGCTGACACCATCGCCACCGCTTTATCACTTTGATCTGCAAGATTTTCATTTTACGCCGGGTGACGAAGCCAGCCGCGAGCGTCACCTGCAGGTGATTTTCACGTTTTGCGAATCTGCGCCCGGTCACCATCTGGCTCCTCGTTATCGCTCGTTATCACCGGTATGGATCAAGGGTGAAGGGCGGTTGCACCGTATTTTCTATCGGCTGGAAGGGGAAATGGATGAAAGCCAGGCGATCTTTACCTGGCGCAGCTTTCTGGATGCCGATGGTCAGGCGCTGCCGCTGGACAATATCGACTGGCTGGCCAGCGAAGTGATTCGCCTGCATCCGGTGCTGCGGCTGCGTGACGCCCGCTTTATTCGCCGTTTTCGCACCGGCACGCTGATGCCGCAAATCGATGATAACGATCGGCTATCGCGCCAGTTTGAGACGCTGGTGCGCGAACTGGCGCAAAATCCCAACCGGCTGACTAATCAGGAGCTGCGGCAGGGGCTGGTGGCGATGCGCCAACTGGTCGAGCACTATTTTTCCGAACAGGGCGCGGATCCGAACGATCGGCGCCACCATCGCCATGCGCGCGCAGGCAATGGCCGGGCATGGCGCTCGCTGGATAACATCAACCGCATGATTTCCGGCCCCAACAGCCGCAGCCGCCGTATTATCCTGCTGGAGCTGTTTTCTACCCTGCTGCAGGCCAAGGGTTCCACGGCGCTAGATCCGCACGCCCGGCCGCTGCTGCTGATTGAAGACCCGGAAACCCGGCTGCACCCTATCATGCTGTCGGTGGCGTGGGGGCTGCTGACACAGTTGCCGCTGCAAAAAATCACCACCACCAATTCCGGCGAATTGCTGTCGCTGGTGCCGGTAGAACAGGTTTGCCGTCTGGTACGCGAATCGGCGAAGGTCGCTACCTACCGTATCGGCCGTCAGGGCATGACGCAGGAAGATAGTCGCCGCATTACCTTTCATATTCGGTTTAATCGTCCGGCGTCGCTATTCGCGCGCTGCTGGCTACTGGTGGAAGGCGAAACCGAAGTCTGGATGCTCAGTGAACTGGCGCGCCAGTGCGGTCACCACTTCGAAGCGGAAGGGGTGAGGGTGATCGAGTTTGCTCAGGTGGGGTTAAAACCGCTACTGAAGTTCGCCTCTCGCATGGGCATCGAATGGCATGTGCTGGTGGATGGCGATGACGCCGGGAAAAAGTACGCCGCCACCGCTCGCAGCCTGCTGCAATCGCAGAGTGAATCCGAACGCGACCATTTGACCGTGCTGCCGGCGCTGGATATGGAGCATTTCATGTATCGCAACGGCTTTAGTCAGGTCTATCACCGGGTGGCGCAGTTGCCGGAACCGGTGCCGCTGTCGGCGGCCAAGGTTATCACCAAGGCGATTCACCGAACCTCCAAGCCGGATCTGGCGATTGAAGTGGCGCTGGAAGCGGCATCTCAGGGGGAGTCGGCCATCCCGCCGCTGATTCGCAGCATGTTTTCACGGGTGTTGTGGCTGGCGCGTGGGCGGGCGGATTAGGTGTTGTTTCACGCCTGAACCTGTCTGTCGCGGGGAGAGAATATGCGGGGAGAGAGTATAAAGAATGCCGGCCGCCCGGCGACCGGCATTGGACTCGTTTGACCTGGTCACAGGAATTAAAGGAGAAAGATCGGAAAGCGTGGGGTGAACATTCAGGCGACCGTTTCGCCGACTACCGGCACGATCAGACTGGCGTGATTTCCTTTGGGTCCCTGGTGCACGGTGAATTGCACTACCTGACCTGCTTTCAGGGTCCTGTAGCCGTCCATCTGAATGGTTGAGTAATGGGCGAATATATCTTCACCGCCGCTTTCGGGACAAATAAAGCCAAAGCCTTTGGCGTTATTGAACCATTTAACAGTACCTGTCTCCATGCATCTTCATCCTTCGGCTAGAGTGTTCTCTAAGGTGAGGTTATTGGGTTAAGGCAAAACCGAATTGATTAAAACAACATCAATTCAACTCTACACTCTAGTGAAATCGCCCTTGCCGTCAAGCACCCGAATCCGACACTTTGCCGCAGGTTTGTGAAAATTTGATACAGATAACGCTATTGTCGGGTTTTATTGCCGTTAATATCAGAGAGGGTGCGTTTTTGGGGGCTGAGCGATTTCTACCGGGCGGTGATACAATAAAAATCAGGCATGCTGCTGTGAAGACAGCCAGCGGATAAGTATCAGAACTGATTTGGATAGAAGATGGGAAATCATAGCACTGGGGCGCAGACTGACGACCTGACCAAAGAACATTATGCTGAAGCCTTACAGCCGCCATCGATGTATAAAGTGATACTTAACAACGATGATTACACGCCGATGGAATTTGTTATTGACGTTCTGCAAAAGTTCTTTTCTTATGATATTGAACGTGCAACGCAACTGATGCTTACGGTTCATCATCAGGGCAAGGCCATCTGCGGCGTCTACAGCGCCGAGGTGGCTGAAACCAAGGTGGCTCAGGTGAACCGTTATGCCCGGGAGAACGAGCATCCATTGCTTTGTACGCTGGAAAAAGCCTGAATAGGGCAATTTATTGGGGGAGGTGCCTATGCTCAATCAAGAACTGGAACTCAGTCTCAACATGGCTTTCGCCAGAGCGCGCGAGCACCGGCATGAGTTTATGACCGTGGAACATCTGTTGCTGGCGCTGCTCAGCAACCCCTCCGCACGAGAGGCATTGGAAGCCTGTACGGTCGATCTGGCGGTTCTGCGTCAGGAACTGGAAACCTTTATCGAACAGACCACGCCCACGCTGCCGCAAAATGATGAAGAACGGGATACCCAGCCGACGCTGAGTTTCCAGCGGGTGCTGCAGCGCGCTGTGTTCCACGTGCAGTCGTCCGGGCGCAGCGAGGTGTCCGGCGCCAACGTGCTGGTCGC is a window of Dickeya solani IPO 2222 DNA encoding:
- the hcr gene encoding NADH oxidoreductase, whose amino-acid sequence is MTMPTPQCPNRMQVHSLHQETPDVWTLSLINHDFYPWQPGQYALVSIANSSETLRAYTLSSSPGLSPFITFTVRRLENGTGSRWLTEQVKPGDYLWISDAQGEFTCTRAVSDRYLMLAAGCGVTPIMSMTRWLLVNRPHADIQVIFNVRDPQHVIFADEWQTLRQRYPQQLQLTLMAEQQAEAGFLSGRLSESVLSQQVPDIANRTVMTCGPQPYMQQVETFCLQAGVPRELIFKEQFGAPETVLDDDGDQLTMTIRHSLQQLKVPVGISLLAALESHQLPVNAACRAGVCGSCKTRILSGSYTTTSTMTLTPDDIENGYVLACSCQLQGDVELV
- the artQ gene encoding arginine ABC transporter permease ArtQ codes for the protein MTEFQPLASAAGMTVGLAVCALVLGLLLAMLFALWETARWKAISACGTAVVTLLRGLPEILVVLFIYFGSSQLLLMLSDGFTLNLGLAQVPVKLTIDDFEVSPFLCGVIALSLLYAAYASQTLRGALKAVPRGQWESGQALGMSKSVIFRRLIMPQMWRHALPGLGNQWLVLLKDTALVSLISVNDLMLQTKSIATRTQEPFTWYMIAAAIYLVITLLSQAILNRIEARATRFERRPS
- a CDS encoding heavy metal-binding domain-containing protein gives rise to the protein MQLSTTPTLEGHVIETYCGVVTGEAILGANIFRDFFAGIRDIVGGRSGAYEKELRNARQIAFREMQQQAQELGANAVVSIDIDYETVGKDASMLMVSVSGTAVVVRRS
- a CDS encoding N-acetylmuramoyl-L-alanine amidase, which codes for MTRGIGLVWRSVALMAMTLLAGCQTHERYVDEGDYQLDQSSPAVSRSDRVRFLVFHYTAEDLDNSLEKLTAEHVSAHYLVPAYPPQVNGKPVAWKLVPESQAAWHAGTSYWRGYSQLNATSIGIEQVNPGWRQTASGTRWWQPYTPQQITLVTHLARDIIARHHIVPQDVVGHSDIAPQRKVDPGPLFPWHQLAMAGIGAWPEPQRVRFYLGGRQEYAPADKQALLEKLARYGYEVNPGMTARQQQQVVAAFQMHFRQQRYDGEADAETEAIADALLEKYGAAPRSGAGAGR
- the artM gene encoding arginine ABC transporter permease ArtM; the protein is MLGYIPELLKGLHTSLMLTLAALLLALLLSLLLTVILTLKTPVASQIAKVYITLFTGTPLLVQIFLIYYGPGQFAAIRQIDWLWNLLSQPWLCAVSALALNSAAYTTQLFHGAVRAIPDGQWQSCAALGMNQRQTLRILLPFAFKRALSSYSNEVVLVFKGTSLAYTITLMEVMGYGQLLYGRTYDVLVFGAAGVVYLCVNGLLTLLMRLVERRALRFEQRNT
- the hcp gene encoding hydroxylamine reductase; its protein translation is MYCVQCEQTIRTPASNGCAYAQGMCGKTAETSDLQDLLVAVLQGLSAWALQARALGIIDHEIDSFAPRAFFSTLTNVNFDSPRIIGYAREAIRLRQGLATRCRLLDAAITVDHPMAELQLAGDDIPTLQQQAAEFALNKDKAAIGEDIHGLRMLCLYGLKGAAAYMEHAHVLGQHDDALYADYHAFMAWLGTAPTDVDTLLGNALAIGKMNFGVMAILDQGETSAYGHPQPTQVNVRPVAGKAILISGHDLKDLRMLLEQTEGTGINIYTHGEMLPAHGYPELKKFSHLVGNYGSGWQNQQSEFAKFPGPIVMTSNCIIDPNVGQYTDRIWTRSIVGWPGAQHLEGDDFSTVIAQAQQLPGFPYSEIEHLITVGFGRQTLLSAADTVIDLVASKKLRHVFLVGGCDGSRTERSYYTDFALNVPQDCLIMTLACGKYRFNKLDFGTLEGLPRLLDVGQCNDAYAAIMLAVNLAEKLGCGVNDLPLSLVLSWFEQKAIVILLTLLALGVKNIYTGPTAPGFLTPSLLAILNEKFGMRAITTVEQDLNDILTA
- a CDS encoding DUF2867 domain-containing protein, translated to MTIRPASILILGASGYIGRHLLMRLSQQGQTVIAASRHIDSLAALNLPGIRCEYVDLMKPYTLPEGLWQADTLYYLAHSMGDGADFLEREYQSAQNLRQVLRTSRVRQIIYLGSAQAERHPSTHMQARKLTGDILRSSGIPVTELRAGIIVGPGSAAFEIMRDMVNNLPVLTPPRWVRSKSAPIALENLLTYLTELRHYPAERHRVFDAAGPEYLSYQSLFERFIRITGKRRLLLPIPMPTGLVSAWFLNMVTSVSGSTARALVHGLRHDLPMDDGALRRLIPQRLIGFDEAVRATLADEKAAAQHPDWGYDPDVQARWQANYAFYPKQAGYSHKTGASSQALWQIIQQVGGREGYFYANLLWTIRARIDDLCGNQVTYRRPERAELMEGDFVNGWKVIRVRPHQQLVLLFGMKAPGLGRLAFSIDDRGAYRVLDVRAWWHPAGCNGLGYWFLMMPAHLFVFRGMARRIAALALEAEQRDIVRLPYSD
- the artP gene encoding arginine ABC transporter ATP-binding protein ArtP — translated: MSIQLNSINCFYGAHQALFDVTLDCPSGETLVLLGPSGAGKSSLLRVLNLLETPRSGTLNIGGNTFDFSQTPGENAIRELRRNVGMVFQQYNLWPHLTVQQNLVEAPCRVLGLGSQEARERADKLLSRLRLSDFADRYPLHLSGGQQQRVAIARALMMEPQVLLFDEPTAALDPEITAQVVSIIQELSETGITQVIVTHEVDFARKTASRVVYMENGRIVEQGDASHFTQPQTPEFAGYLSH
- the artJ gene encoding arginine ABC transporter substrate-binding protein, with translation MKKLFVAALLGGLSLSAGAAETIRFATEASYPPFESVDASNQIVGFDVDLANALCKQIQATCTFSNQAFDSLIPGLKFRRYDAVIAGMDITPERQQQVTFTQPYYENSALFIAQKGKLADIAALNGKRVGVQNGTTHQKFLLDKHKDITVVPYDSYQNAVLDLKNGRLDAVFGDTAVVNEWLKQNTNLASVGDKVTDKDYFGIGLGIAVRQNNDELVKKFNDALNKIKQDGTYQTIYKKWFQQ